A stretch of the Neodiprion lecontei isolate iyNeoLeco1 chromosome 4, iyNeoLeco1.1, whole genome shotgun sequence genome encodes the following:
- the LOC107219254 gene encoding tetraspanin-1, producing the protein MGCGSRCAKYFLCFFNFIFFVAGGAALAVGIWLIADRNSFTNLIAKVDQADIVHKTDAQVIQMIAYILIAAGALTFLVSFLGYCGAMFESRCLLFLYGVLLVLILVLQCIAVGLAFGFRQEAESETLKILKSTISEYYAPSDKAETVTVIWDGIMTQLHCCGVENYNDFRTSKNWTSSGKMVPESCCMKEDGRLKDSNCPVSPSSTNSYYQTGCYEAMVKVIEDSAAIVIGVAATLAFVELLVITLALYLACCYWRPQHVLTCWCCC; encoded by the exons atGGGGTGTGGTTCGCGATGTGCCAAGTATTTTTTGTGcttcttcaatttcatcttcttc GTCGCTGGAGGCGCAGCGTTGGCTGTTGGCATCTGGTTAATAGCCGATAGAAATTCCTTCACTAATCTCATAGCCAAGGTCGATCAGGCTGACATTGTG CACAAAACTGACGCCCAGGTGATTCAGATGATCGCGTACATCTTAATAGCAGCAGGAGCACTTACTTTCCTCGTAAGTTTTCTCGGCTACTGCGGAGCGATGTTCGAATCTCGTTGTCTTCTGTTTCTC TACGGCGTACTTTTGGTATTGATTTTAGTACTTCAGTGCATCGCCGTGGGACTTGCCTTCGGATTTAGACAAGAG GCTGAGAGCGAAACTTTGAAGATCCTCAAGTCTACGATTTCAGAATATTACGCGCCATCCGATAAGGCAGAAACAGTCACCGTTATTTGGGATGGAATAATGACACAG CTTCATTGTTGCGGCGTTGAGAATTACAACGATTTTCGCACAAGTAAAAATTGGACCTCATCTGGTAAAATGGTACCTGAATCATGCTGCATGAAGGAGGATGGACGACTAAAGGATAGCAATTGCCCCGTTTCACCGTCGTCAACTAACTCATACTATCAGACG GGATGCTACGAGGCGATGGTCAAAGTTATCGAAGATAGTGCAGCGATAGTAATCGGCGTTGCAGCTACACTGGCATTCGTCGAATTGTTGGTCATCACCCTGGCTTTGTATCTCGCATGCTGTTATTGGCGCCCACAACATG TGTTAACTTGTTGGTGCTGCTGTTGA
- the LOC107219248 gene encoding mediator of RNA polymerase II transcription subunit 14 isoform X1, producing MAPVPLEGHQTPVANNIPQEGNRGGSISLGMLIDFIIQRTYHELTVLAELLPRKTDMERKIEIYNFSARTRQLFVRLLALVKWANSASKVDKSAHIMAFLDKQSLLFVDTADMLARMARETLVHARLPNFHIPAAVEVLTTGTYSRLPACIRERIVPPDPITPSEKRSTLQRLNQVIQHRLVTGNLLPQMRNLKIEAGRVTFLVEQEFSVSLTVMGDGATVPWRLLELEILVSDRETGDGKALVHPLQTRYVHQVVQSRLAEATMPLSEVYHILHHFCQSLQLEVLYSQTLRLIRDRLDDHIHVDEYTAGKCLSISYWRELTSKDPRSELGYRLTVQVDQHDPARPLAVVHVPSLGSKESEIADRAIRSDLLSMECLLVHTIYVRTRSRLSELKQELQSMLKDVECTLAGSPAILSVPILQPCLRAELLLVTVDTHTGMLQCHVPQYEAPLVPELTAALNGDHSRLPTLISELRYWITQRRCEKTLQHLPATPHERLPLLHHPDHPMSKISRHRMFIQLHRHPNVILIVAFKEKDTTQCEIDCSFYLAVVKHSSIEDDPHDDSIETEIPKMYLKLLTLIEFDTFVITHGPFTSVDSGNNDQDGGCITEVEKGGGKRKGGGPGGRTDASGTNQARRPKHPAYFIPELAHVVALCDERIPFVTLAQEFTKRDIAHQGLQVEANATALVLKLVQLPAPLPSIASSVAWQALLKRLLSVSIRVQGKGMAKTWMAEFVFYSSPLSSSHPKEQGLRRPVYFQYEMGTADAVSRTVDSLLNDWAQIVHLYSIVHDLAEYFKIEKYNVRNMVSIKSYSYSKLVLAYGPTRRATVTLQWSTNDKAFKFVFGKSPTNNTTNAHSLMKEQLEAHLNRYRNLAQIVHILSETLQPLSSISKLPTIPQLGVHNSRPQVPVQTFTVIPQCVTLVRLAYQGMYCLELRLRGSGLVSLRDGAYSRFDRSNVVEEFTPTPGLKTFLSKYVDESAVFRRRSQSEDDNPPSPVTMDSEGGSGVGFLSHHRGGPQSPAQQRDGLRFHPPLTPPSGSNPHTPASPHTANISQTGQHQSFGSSPATSFNLASPPSLPPNTPNMLPHPSPGGLVANSPLNAMHVPSPVGLMPTSSPGPCSNVQVGHSPASSYMQTGHIDGSPFPSSQSMASPAASNWPGSPSVPRPSPARPGQSPGHAALHSPQASDHKSGSHMSRVLPQRSWAGAVPTLLTNEALELLCCPSPHPSGLIVPDLSPLERFLGCVYMRRQLQRFIQTEEGFTAINSTEPGVVHFKVETLQCRVGLNPQHLQSLHIKVQPLPDQKDQWTLEELQIIEKFFDTRAAAPPYKPNTLCGFGKMLNVPLNVLKDFVQITKLELVPGLVQQQQLKWSVQWCLRIPPSAERIVPTGMAGVLVCRNKILFFLQITRIGVPYQGETPSLVLPLVYDLANNLTQLAEKRDPGPASATAAASLQLKRFAEYGANPTECSLFPAVRDLLANLTLPSETPVMPQVVASPAAGQITPTQQIQSPAMQMHSPMAGGQGPPQGPYGIQGMPPVSMMGGPPQ from the exons ATGGCGCCAGTTCCTTTGGAAGGGCACCAGACTCCGGTAGCCAATAATATACCTCAGGAAGGAAATCGCGGTGGATCGATTTCGCTCGGAATGCTCATCGACTTCATTATCCAAAGAACATACCATGAGCTAACCGTCCTTGCTGAATT ACTGCCGCGCAAAACTGacatggaaagaaaaattgagatcTATAACTTTTCGGCGAGAACTCGTCAGTTATTTGTTCGTTTGTTAGCTCTGGTAAAATGGGCAAACAGCGCTTCAAAAGTAGATAAGTCGGCG CATATAATGGCCTTTCTAGACAAACAATCTCTCCTCTTTGTCGACACTGCCGATATGCTGGCTAGAATGGCACGTGAAACTCTGGTCCATGCCAGACTACCAAATTTTCACATACCGGCAGCCGTTGAAGTTCTGACCACAGGAACATACAGTCGGTTACCTGCTTGCATCAGA GAAAGAATAGTACCTCCTGACCCAATTACACCATCGGAAAAAAGGAGCACATTACAGCGCTTGAACCAAGTGATTCAGCATCGATTAGTAACTGGAAATTTATTGCCGCAAATGCGTAACTTGAAG ATCGAGGCAGGCCGCGTAACATTTTTAGTCGAACAAGAATTTTCGGTTTCATTAACCGTGATGGGAGATGGAGCGACAGTACCGTGGCGGCTGTTAGAATTGGAAATATTAGTTTCTGACAGGGAAACTGGTGATGGAAAAGCTTTGGTTCATCCGCTTCAAACCCGCTACGTTCATCAG GTCGTACAATCGAGATTAGCTGAAGCCACAATGCCTTTATCAGAAGTTTATCACATTCTCCACCACTTTTGCCAATCTCTGCAACTGGAAGTACTATATTCGCAAACGCTACGACTAATTCGTGACAGACTGGACGACCATATTCACGTCGACGAATACACCGCGGGCAAATGCTTGTCTATATCTTATTGGAG GGAGCTAACCAGCAAAGACCCGAGGTCAGAATTAGGCTATCGTCTCACTGTTCAGGTCGATCAACACGACCCTGCTAGACCTTTAGCAGTAGTGCATGTTCCTTCTCTGGGAAGCAAA GAAAGTGAAATAGCAGACCGAGCTATAAGATCTGACTTGTTATCGATGGAATGTCTCCTAGTGCACACGATTTACGTTCGAACGCGTAGCAGGCTTTCGGAATTGAAGCAAGAGTTGCAGTCCATGCTAAAGGATGTTGAAT GCACACTCGCTGGGTCTCCGGCCATCCTATCGGTGCCGATTCTACAACCGTGTTTACGTGCTGAATTGCTATTGGTAACAGTTGACACTCACACTGGAATGCTTCAGTGTCATGTACCGCAATACGAAGCTCCACTGGTTCCGGAACTCACAGCTGCATTGAACGGTGATCATTCTAGGCTCCCGACACTGATATCAGAgctcag GTACTGGATTACGCAAAGACGTTGTGAAAAAACTTTGCAACATCTGCCCGCAACGCCCCATGAGCGATTGCCTCTGCTTCATCACCCTGATCATCCCATGTCTAAAATCAGCAGACATAGAATGTTCATTCAACTGCACAGACATCCTAATGTAATATTG ATAGTAGCATTCAAAGAAAAGGATACGACGCAGTGTGAAATTGACTGTTCGTTTTATCTTGCGGTTGTGAAACACAGTTCGATAGAAGACGATCCACACGATGATAGTATAGAAACAGAAATACCAAAGATGTATCTAAAGCTTTTGACTCTCATTGAATTTGACACATTTGTCATAACTCACGGGCCATTCACAAGCGTCGACAGTG GGAATAATGATCAAGATGGGGGGTGCATTACAGAAGTGGAGAAAGGAGGTGGCAAGCGTAAAGGTGGTGGACCTGGTGGCCGGACAGACGCAAGCGGAACCAATCAAGCGAGACGGCCTAAACATCCGGCATACTTCATTCCCGAATTGGCACATGTTGTGGCTCTGTGCGATGAAAGGATTCCCTTCGTTACCCTTGCTCAAGAG TTCACTAAACGAGACATAGCTCATCAAGGTCTTCAAGTGGAGGCAAATGCGACTGCATTGGTTCTCAAACTTGTACAATTGCCTGCTCCCTTGCCAAGTATAGCATCAAGCGTTGCATGGCAAGCACTGCTCAAGAGACTGTTGAGCGTTTCGATAAGGGTACAGGGTAAAGGAATGGCAAAAACATGGATGGCAGAATTTGTTTTCTACAGTAGTCCACTGAGCAGCAGTCACCCCAAAGAACAAG GGCTTCGTCGACCCGTCTACTTTCAGTACGAAATGGGAACCGCAGATGCCGTGTCTCGTACTGTCGATTCCTTGCTTAATGACTGGGCACAGATTGTCCACCTCTATTCCATTGTTCACGATCTGgctgaatatttcaaaattg aaaaatacaATGTGCGAAATATGGTCAGTATTAAATCGTACAGCTATAGTAAATTGGTCTTAGCTTATGGACCCACCAGAAGAGCTACAGTTACCCTGCAATGGAGTACAAACGACAAAGCGTTCAAATTTGTATTTGGAAAGA GTCCAACAAATAACACAACAAACGCGCATTCGCTTATGAAGGAACAGCTTGAAGCGCATTTAAACCGTTACAGAAATTTGGCTCAAATAGTTCACATATTGAGTGAAACTCTTCAACCGTTGTCATCCATAAGTAAGCTACCAACGATTCCTCAACTAGGCGTTCATAATTCC aGACCCCAAGTTCCGGTACAAACATTTACCGTCATACCGCAATGTGTGACATTGGTTAGGTTAGCTTACCAGGGAATGTATTGTCTGGAATTGCGACTCAGAGGTAGTGGTTTGGTCAGTTTACGAGATGGAGCATACAGCCGATTTGATCGGAGTAATGTCGTCGAGGAGTTCACACCTACTCCAGGTTTGAAG ACTTTCCTGTCCAAGTATGTTGACGAGAGCGCCGTATTCCGGAGACGTTCTCAGTCGGAGGACGATAATCCACCATCTCCAGTCACCATGGACAGTGAAGGCGGTAGCGGAGTCGGATTCCTGAGTCATCACAGGGGAGGGCCTCAATCCCCAGCGCAACAGAGGGACGGGCTAAGATTTCACCCCCCATTGACTCCGCCCTCGGGAAGCAATCCTCACACACCTGCCAGTCCTCATACGGCTAATATATCACAA ACTGGACAGCATCAGAGTTTTGGAAGCAGTCCGGCCACTTCTTTCAATTTGGCTTCACCGCCGTCTCTTCCGCCCAACACTCCAAATATGCTGCCGCATCCTTCTCCGGGAGGACTCGTAGCCAACAGTCCATTGAACGCAATGCATGTTCCTAGTCCCGTTGGACTTATGCCAACTTCTTCGCCTGGACCCTGCAGTAATGTTCAAGTCGGGCATTCTCCAGCCAGTTCTTACATGCAAACAG GGCACATTGATGGAAGTCCGTTTCCCTCTTCACAAAGTATGGCGTCTCCTGCTGCATCAAACTGGCCTGGATCCCCAAGCGTTCCACGTCCCTCCCCCGCGAGACCGGGTCAAAGCCCAGGTCACGCAGCGCTTCACAGCCCTCAGGCATCCGACCACAAATCTGGAAGTCATATGTCCAGGGTTTTACCTCAAAGGTCTTGGGCCGGTGCAGTTCCAACTCTTCTCACAAACGAGGCGCTGGAACTTTTGTGCTGTCCGTCACCCCATCCATCTGGCTTAATTGTGCCTGATCTTTCACCTCTGGAAAGATTTCTCGGCTGTGTTTATATGCGCAGGCAATTACAGCGGTTCATTCAGACTGAAGAGGGG TTCACGGCAATAAACAGCACAGAACCAGGAGTCGTACACTTCAAGGTGGAAACTCTGCAGTGCAGAGTTGGATTAAATCCGCAGCATCTCCAGTCGTTGCATATAAAAGTCCAGCCGTTACCTGATCAAAAGGATCAGTGGACATTAGAAGAGTTACAG attattgaaaaattcttcgacacAAGAGCAGCTGCACCGCCGTATAAGCCCAACACCCTGTGTGGCTTTGGAAAAATGCTCAACGTTCCATTGAACGTCCTGAAGGACTTTGTTCAAATAACGAAACTTGAACTAGTCCCAGGCCTCGTGCAGCAGCAACAACTCAAATGGTCGGTGCAGTGGTGCCTCCGGATCCCACCTTCGGCTGAACGGATCGTTCCAACTGGAATGGCAGGAGTCCTTGTCTGCAGAAACAAAATCTTATTCTTC cTCCAGATCACGAGGATAGGCGTGCCTTACCAGGGCGAAACGCCTTCCCTTGTTCTGCCATTGGTATACGATTTGGCCAACAATTTGACACAACTCGCTGAGAAGCGGGATCCAGGTCCGGCTTCTGCGACAGCCGCAGCTTCTTTACAACTAAAAAGATTCGCCGAATATGGCGCAAATCCAACGGAATGTTCGCTGTTTCCGGCTGTTAGAGACCTTCTTGCTAATCTCACACTACCATCGGAGACTCCTGTTATGCCTCAG GTCGTGGCGTCGCCTGCCGCAGGTCAAATCACTCCTACTCAGCAAATACAGAGTCCTGCAATGCAGATGCATTCTCCAATGGCGGGAGGTCAAGGTCCTCCTCAAGGACCTTACGGAATTCAAGGCATGCCACCAGTCAGTATGATGGGTGGACCACCGCAATAG
- the LOC107219248 gene encoding mediator of RNA polymerase II transcription subunit 14 isoform X2: MAPVPLEGHQTPVANNIPQEGNRGGSISLGMLIDFIIQRTYHELTVLAELLPRKTDMERKIEIYNFSARTRQLFVRLLALVKWANSASKVDKSAHIMAFLDKQSLLFVDTADMLARMARETLVHARLPNFHIPAAVEVLTTGTYSRLPACIRERIVPPDPITPSEKRSTLQRLNQVIQHRLVTGNLLPQMRNLKIEAGRVTFLVEQEFSVSLTVMGDGATVPWRLLELEILVSDRETGDGKALVHPLQTRYVHQVVQSRLAEATMPLSEVYHILHHFCQSLQLEVLYSQTLRLIRDRLDDHIHVDEYTAGKCLSISYWRELTSKDPRSELGYRLTVQVDQHDPARPLAVVHVPSLGSKESEIADRAIRSDLLSMECLLVHTIYVRTRSRLSELKQELQSMLKDVECTLAGSPAILSVPILQPCLRAELLLVTVDTHTGMLQCHVPQYEAPLVPELTAALNGDHSRLPTLISELRYWITQRRCEKTLQHLPATPHERLPLLHHPDHPMSKISRHRMFIQLHRHPNVILIVAFKEKDTTQCEIDCSFYLAVVKHSSIEDDPHDDSIETEIPKMYLKLLTLIEFDTFVITHGPFTSVDSEVEKGGGKRKGGGPGGRTDASGTNQARRPKHPAYFIPELAHVVALCDERIPFVTLAQEFTKRDIAHQGLQVEANATALVLKLVQLPAPLPSIASSVAWQALLKRLLSVSIRVQGKGMAKTWMAEFVFYSSPLSSSHPKEQGLRRPVYFQYEMGTADAVSRTVDSLLNDWAQIVHLYSIVHDLAEYFKIEKYNVRNMVSIKSYSYSKLVLAYGPTRRATVTLQWSTNDKAFKFVFGKSPTNNTTNAHSLMKEQLEAHLNRYRNLAQIVHILSETLQPLSSISKLPTIPQLGVHNSRPQVPVQTFTVIPQCVTLVRLAYQGMYCLELRLRGSGLVSLRDGAYSRFDRSNVVEEFTPTPGLKTFLSKYVDESAVFRRRSQSEDDNPPSPVTMDSEGGSGVGFLSHHRGGPQSPAQQRDGLRFHPPLTPPSGSNPHTPASPHTANISQTGQHQSFGSSPATSFNLASPPSLPPNTPNMLPHPSPGGLVANSPLNAMHVPSPVGLMPTSSPGPCSNVQVGHSPASSYMQTGHIDGSPFPSSQSMASPAASNWPGSPSVPRPSPARPGQSPGHAALHSPQASDHKSGSHMSRVLPQRSWAGAVPTLLTNEALELLCCPSPHPSGLIVPDLSPLERFLGCVYMRRQLQRFIQTEEGFTAINSTEPGVVHFKVETLQCRVGLNPQHLQSLHIKVQPLPDQKDQWTLEELQIIEKFFDTRAAAPPYKPNTLCGFGKMLNVPLNVLKDFVQITKLELVPGLVQQQQLKWSVQWCLRIPPSAERIVPTGMAGVLVCRNKILFFLQITRIGVPYQGETPSLVLPLVYDLANNLTQLAEKRDPGPASATAAASLQLKRFAEYGANPTECSLFPAVRDLLANLTLPSETPVMPQVVASPAAGQITPTQQIQSPAMQMHSPMAGGQGPPQGPYGIQGMPPVSMMGGPPQ; the protein is encoded by the exons ATGGCGCCAGTTCCTTTGGAAGGGCACCAGACTCCGGTAGCCAATAATATACCTCAGGAAGGAAATCGCGGTGGATCGATTTCGCTCGGAATGCTCATCGACTTCATTATCCAAAGAACATACCATGAGCTAACCGTCCTTGCTGAATT ACTGCCGCGCAAAACTGacatggaaagaaaaattgagatcTATAACTTTTCGGCGAGAACTCGTCAGTTATTTGTTCGTTTGTTAGCTCTGGTAAAATGGGCAAACAGCGCTTCAAAAGTAGATAAGTCGGCG CATATAATGGCCTTTCTAGACAAACAATCTCTCCTCTTTGTCGACACTGCCGATATGCTGGCTAGAATGGCACGTGAAACTCTGGTCCATGCCAGACTACCAAATTTTCACATACCGGCAGCCGTTGAAGTTCTGACCACAGGAACATACAGTCGGTTACCTGCTTGCATCAGA GAAAGAATAGTACCTCCTGACCCAATTACACCATCGGAAAAAAGGAGCACATTACAGCGCTTGAACCAAGTGATTCAGCATCGATTAGTAACTGGAAATTTATTGCCGCAAATGCGTAACTTGAAG ATCGAGGCAGGCCGCGTAACATTTTTAGTCGAACAAGAATTTTCGGTTTCATTAACCGTGATGGGAGATGGAGCGACAGTACCGTGGCGGCTGTTAGAATTGGAAATATTAGTTTCTGACAGGGAAACTGGTGATGGAAAAGCTTTGGTTCATCCGCTTCAAACCCGCTACGTTCATCAG GTCGTACAATCGAGATTAGCTGAAGCCACAATGCCTTTATCAGAAGTTTATCACATTCTCCACCACTTTTGCCAATCTCTGCAACTGGAAGTACTATATTCGCAAACGCTACGACTAATTCGTGACAGACTGGACGACCATATTCACGTCGACGAATACACCGCGGGCAAATGCTTGTCTATATCTTATTGGAG GGAGCTAACCAGCAAAGACCCGAGGTCAGAATTAGGCTATCGTCTCACTGTTCAGGTCGATCAACACGACCCTGCTAGACCTTTAGCAGTAGTGCATGTTCCTTCTCTGGGAAGCAAA GAAAGTGAAATAGCAGACCGAGCTATAAGATCTGACTTGTTATCGATGGAATGTCTCCTAGTGCACACGATTTACGTTCGAACGCGTAGCAGGCTTTCGGAATTGAAGCAAGAGTTGCAGTCCATGCTAAAGGATGTTGAAT GCACACTCGCTGGGTCTCCGGCCATCCTATCGGTGCCGATTCTACAACCGTGTTTACGTGCTGAATTGCTATTGGTAACAGTTGACACTCACACTGGAATGCTTCAGTGTCATGTACCGCAATACGAAGCTCCACTGGTTCCGGAACTCACAGCTGCATTGAACGGTGATCATTCTAGGCTCCCGACACTGATATCAGAgctcag GTACTGGATTACGCAAAGACGTTGTGAAAAAACTTTGCAACATCTGCCCGCAACGCCCCATGAGCGATTGCCTCTGCTTCATCACCCTGATCATCCCATGTCTAAAATCAGCAGACATAGAATGTTCATTCAACTGCACAGACATCCTAATGTAATATTG ATAGTAGCATTCAAAGAAAAGGATACGACGCAGTGTGAAATTGACTGTTCGTTTTATCTTGCGGTTGTGAAACACAGTTCGATAGAAGACGATCCACACGATGATAGTATAGAAACAGAAATACCAAAGATGTATCTAAAGCTTTTGACTCTCATTGAATTTGACACATTTGTCATAACTCACGGGCCATTCACAAGCGTCGACAGTG AAGTGGAGAAAGGAGGTGGCAAGCGTAAAGGTGGTGGACCTGGTGGCCGGACAGACGCAAGCGGAACCAATCAAGCGAGACGGCCTAAACATCCGGCATACTTCATTCCCGAATTGGCACATGTTGTGGCTCTGTGCGATGAAAGGATTCCCTTCGTTACCCTTGCTCAAGAG TTCACTAAACGAGACATAGCTCATCAAGGTCTTCAAGTGGAGGCAAATGCGACTGCATTGGTTCTCAAACTTGTACAATTGCCTGCTCCCTTGCCAAGTATAGCATCAAGCGTTGCATGGCAAGCACTGCTCAAGAGACTGTTGAGCGTTTCGATAAGGGTACAGGGTAAAGGAATGGCAAAAACATGGATGGCAGAATTTGTTTTCTACAGTAGTCCACTGAGCAGCAGTCACCCCAAAGAACAAG GGCTTCGTCGACCCGTCTACTTTCAGTACGAAATGGGAACCGCAGATGCCGTGTCTCGTACTGTCGATTCCTTGCTTAATGACTGGGCACAGATTGTCCACCTCTATTCCATTGTTCACGATCTGgctgaatatttcaaaattg aaaaatacaATGTGCGAAATATGGTCAGTATTAAATCGTACAGCTATAGTAAATTGGTCTTAGCTTATGGACCCACCAGAAGAGCTACAGTTACCCTGCAATGGAGTACAAACGACAAAGCGTTCAAATTTGTATTTGGAAAGA GTCCAACAAATAACACAACAAACGCGCATTCGCTTATGAAGGAACAGCTTGAAGCGCATTTAAACCGTTACAGAAATTTGGCTCAAATAGTTCACATATTGAGTGAAACTCTTCAACCGTTGTCATCCATAAGTAAGCTACCAACGATTCCTCAACTAGGCGTTCATAATTCC aGACCCCAAGTTCCGGTACAAACATTTACCGTCATACCGCAATGTGTGACATTGGTTAGGTTAGCTTACCAGGGAATGTATTGTCTGGAATTGCGACTCAGAGGTAGTGGTTTGGTCAGTTTACGAGATGGAGCATACAGCCGATTTGATCGGAGTAATGTCGTCGAGGAGTTCACACCTACTCCAGGTTTGAAG ACTTTCCTGTCCAAGTATGTTGACGAGAGCGCCGTATTCCGGAGACGTTCTCAGTCGGAGGACGATAATCCACCATCTCCAGTCACCATGGACAGTGAAGGCGGTAGCGGAGTCGGATTCCTGAGTCATCACAGGGGAGGGCCTCAATCCCCAGCGCAACAGAGGGACGGGCTAAGATTTCACCCCCCATTGACTCCGCCCTCGGGAAGCAATCCTCACACACCTGCCAGTCCTCATACGGCTAATATATCACAA ACTGGACAGCATCAGAGTTTTGGAAGCAGTCCGGCCACTTCTTTCAATTTGGCTTCACCGCCGTCTCTTCCGCCCAACACTCCAAATATGCTGCCGCATCCTTCTCCGGGAGGACTCGTAGCCAACAGTCCATTGAACGCAATGCATGTTCCTAGTCCCGTTGGACTTATGCCAACTTCTTCGCCTGGACCCTGCAGTAATGTTCAAGTCGGGCATTCTCCAGCCAGTTCTTACATGCAAACAG GGCACATTGATGGAAGTCCGTTTCCCTCTTCACAAAGTATGGCGTCTCCTGCTGCATCAAACTGGCCTGGATCCCCAAGCGTTCCACGTCCCTCCCCCGCGAGACCGGGTCAAAGCCCAGGTCACGCAGCGCTTCACAGCCCTCAGGCATCCGACCACAAATCTGGAAGTCATATGTCCAGGGTTTTACCTCAAAGGTCTTGGGCCGGTGCAGTTCCAACTCTTCTCACAAACGAGGCGCTGGAACTTTTGTGCTGTCCGTCACCCCATCCATCTGGCTTAATTGTGCCTGATCTTTCACCTCTGGAAAGATTTCTCGGCTGTGTTTATATGCGCAGGCAATTACAGCGGTTCATTCAGACTGAAGAGGGG TTCACGGCAATAAACAGCACAGAACCAGGAGTCGTACACTTCAAGGTGGAAACTCTGCAGTGCAGAGTTGGATTAAATCCGCAGCATCTCCAGTCGTTGCATATAAAAGTCCAGCCGTTACCTGATCAAAAGGATCAGTGGACATTAGAAGAGTTACAG attattgaaaaattcttcgacacAAGAGCAGCTGCACCGCCGTATAAGCCCAACACCCTGTGTGGCTTTGGAAAAATGCTCAACGTTCCATTGAACGTCCTGAAGGACTTTGTTCAAATAACGAAACTTGAACTAGTCCCAGGCCTCGTGCAGCAGCAACAACTCAAATGGTCGGTGCAGTGGTGCCTCCGGATCCCACCTTCGGCTGAACGGATCGTTCCAACTGGAATGGCAGGAGTCCTTGTCTGCAGAAACAAAATCTTATTCTTC cTCCAGATCACGAGGATAGGCGTGCCTTACCAGGGCGAAACGCCTTCCCTTGTTCTGCCATTGGTATACGATTTGGCCAACAATTTGACACAACTCGCTGAGAAGCGGGATCCAGGTCCGGCTTCTGCGACAGCCGCAGCTTCTTTACAACTAAAAAGATTCGCCGAATATGGCGCAAATCCAACGGAATGTTCGCTGTTTCCGGCTGTTAGAGACCTTCTTGCTAATCTCACACTACCATCGGAGACTCCTGTTATGCCTCAG GTCGTGGCGTCGCCTGCCGCAGGTCAAATCACTCCTACTCAGCAAATACAGAGTCCTGCAATGCAGATGCATTCTCCAATGGCGGGAGGTCAAGGTCCTCCTCAAGGACCTTACGGAATTCAAGGCATGCCACCAGTCAGTATGATGGGTGGACCACCGCAATAG